The following nucleotide sequence is from Desulfatiglans anilini DSM 4660.
TCCATGCGGGCCGTCGCGATGTCGACCTTGGTGGTGTCCGGCAGGATAAGCACGGCGGTTCGGAACTTCCGGTGGCTGCGGACCCTTCCGCCGTAAATCCTGGCATATTCATGGGCGAACTCGATGCCGTCCCCTTCGACGACGATATCCATGTCCAGATTGTCGCGTTTGAGAAGGATGTCGCGCACCATCCCGCCCACCAGGTAGGCGTTGTACTCGAGGTCGTCCGCCACCCCTCCGAACCGGCGCAGGAGCTCGAGGATGGGGTCCGGCAGACGCTCGTTCAGCAGGCTGATCATGTTCTTCGTGCGCGGCAGCTGCGGAGTGCTCTTGGCGTCATAAAACAATTCGGGCTCGGTCTGGTCGCCCATCAGGATGGAGAGAAGATCCGTGCGGGTGATGACGCCGACGACCTCGTCGTCCTCCACCACCGGCAGAATCCTCAGGCGCGTCCGGATGATCAGCTCCTGGACCTCCTTGAGGGTGGCTTCCGGGCGCACGGTGGCGAACTCGATGTTCATGTAATCGGCGACCTTGATGTGGTTGAGGCCAAAAAAGACAGCCTTTTCAACTACCTGACGTGTCACGTACCCGAGCAGGGCCCCCTGGTCATCGATGACCAGCAGGACGTTGATGTTGTACCGGGTCATGATGTCCGAGGCCTTCTGGACGGTTTCCTCGGGTGCGATGTGCAGGACCGGCGAGGACATCATGTCGGCGGCGGTCTTTTTGGGGTTGACGGCGGTCTTGAGGATGGCCATAAGGTCGCTCTTGACCTGGACCAGGGTCCTGTCCTTGATGGTGGCCGAGGCGGCCTGCGGATGTCCGCCGCCGCCGAGCGCGACCGCGATCTCTCCCACGTTCACGTCGGGGATGCGGCTGCGCGCGACGAGATAGGTCCGGTCTTCCATCTGAGCGAGCGCGAAGATGACGTTCAGGTTCTCCATGTCCATGAACTTGTGGACCAGGACGGCGAAGTCCCCGACGTAATCGTCCCGGATCACCTCGGTGATGACGACCTCGATCCCGTTGACGGCATGGGTCGTGGCCGAGCGGGTGAGATCGTTCAGGATCCAGACCTGTTCCGTGGTCAGCTCCCGCGTGAGGAGGTCCGCGACGACGTTGTGGTCGGCGCCCATTTCGGCGAGCCACGCCGCGGCGCGGTAATCATCGGCGGTGGTGGAGGAGAAGGTGAAGGAGCCGGTGTCCTCGTGGATGCCGAGGCACATGATTGTGGCCTCGACCGGAGAGACCTCGATGCGCCGCTCCCGGATGAGGCTGGTCAAAAGGGCGGTGTTCGAGCCGATCTTGCGGACGACCTCCAGGTCGCCGTGGACGTCATCCTCCGAGTCCGGGTGATGATCGTAGATGTGGACCTCCAGTCCCTTTTTCCCGATGATCCCGGCGAACTTCCCGATCCGGTCCCGCTGGCGGGTGTCGACCAGGATCAGGCGCTTGATCCGGCTCAGGCGGATCTGCCGCAGCTTCGCGAAGTTGAACAGGTAGGAGGTGGAGTGGACGAAAAAGTTCCGGAGGTTTTTTTCCTGGGAGCCGGGAAAGACGAGCGCCGCTTTGGGATAAAGCTTGCTGGCGGCGATCATGGACGCGAGCGCGTCGAAATCCGCGTTGATGTGGGTCGTGATGACCTCTTCATAATCCTCGCCCGGCCGCTCGGCCTCGGGCGTGTTCTCCGGCTCTTTTTCCATATCGTGCAATAGGGCACCATGCGGCTGTGTGCGCTGCCGTCGATCAGGCAGGTTGGGCTTCCCGGTGGGGTGGCCGGGTTCGGGGCCCGAATCCGGCCGGTTGATCGGAAAGGTGGTTTGCAGCCGGTATCAGACCCCGCGAAGCCTTTCCTCGTTTTCCTGCTTCTTTTTGCACTCGATGCACAGGGTGGTGACCGGACGCGCCTTCAAGCGCTCTTCCGAGATGTCTTCGCCGCAGGATTCACAGATGCCGAACGTGTTGGTGTCGAGGCGCTCGAGGGCTTCCTTGATCTTGCCGATCAGTTTCCGTTCCCGGTCGCGGATCCGCAGGGTGAAGTTCCGCTCGGATTCCATGGAGGCCCTGTCGGTCGGGTCCGGGTAGTTCTCCCGTTGATCGGTCATGCCGCTCACCGTCTTGTTGGCTTCCTCGAGCAGCGCTTCCATCCGCTCGTTGAGGAGTTTTCTGAATTCTTCCTTCTTCTCTTCCGTCATCATCATGACTGTCTGCTCCGCTTTCACAAGGCATAAGATGTTGAACGATGAACACCATCAGGTGACGATGTGAAGCCAGTGCGGTGCCCCTGTGGCACCTGTCGAACGGATCGTCTCCGGCGGGCATCCGGAAACGCCTCCCGCTGTCAGGGGATCACCTTCTGCCAGAAGGCCTTCCCCTTTTTCTTCCTGCCGCCCGGACGCTTGTCCTGCGTTCGGGCGAAGGCCTCGAGCAGTTGCCGCTGCTCGTCGTTCAATTTCCGGGGGATTTGGACCCTGACCTTGACGTACAGATCCCCCCGTCTCTGGTTCCGAAGGCTCGGCATGCCCTTGCCCGGGAGCTTGAGCACGTCATCCGGCTGGGTCCCATCGGGGATCTCGAGCTCGACCTCCTTCTCCTCCTTGCCGAGCACGGGCATCTTGATCTGGTCGCCCAATGCGGCCTGCACGAAAGAGATGGGGATCTCCGCCATCAGGTCGGTGCCGTCACGGGAGAAGATTTCATGCGGCTTGAGGTGCACGACAACGAAGAGGTCGCCCGGCGGCCCCCCGTTTTCCCCTGGCTCCCCTTCACCGCGCAGGCGCAATTGGCTCCCGTTGTCGACGCCGGCCGGGATCTTCAAGGTGATGCGCCGTTCTACGCGCTGCTTGCCGCCTCCGAGGCATTTCGGGCAGGGGTCCGTGATGATGCTGCCTTGCCCGTGGCAGCTCGGGCAGGTGCTGCTGACCTGGAAAAACCCCTGGGAACGGATGACCTGGCCGCGCCCCCGGCAGGTGGGGCACACCTGGCGCTGGGTCCCCGGCGCGGCTCCCGTGCCGCCGCACTCGTCGCAGACCTCCAGGCGCGGAAAGACGACTTCTTCTTCCTTTCCGGCGAAGGCCTCCTCGAGGCTCAGTTCGATGTCGTAGCGCAGGCTTCCGCCCTGGCGGGGCCGCGGGCCCCCGCCCCGGTGGCCGCCGAACCCGAAGAAATCCTCGAAGATGTCCCCGAAGCTGCTGAAGATGTCCTCGAACCCGCTGAAGCCGGTAAACCCTTTGTTCTCGAGCCCGGCGTGGCCGAAGCGGTCGTAGATCTGCCTCTTTTCGTGGTCCCGGAGGACCTCGTAGGCCTCTGCGGCCTCCTTGAAATGTTCTTCGGCCTCCCGATTGCCGGGATTCCGGTCGGGATGATATTTCAAGGCCAGCTGACGGTAGGCCCGCTTGATGTCGTCATCCCCGGCGTTCTTGGGCACGCCCAGGACTTCATAATAATCTCGTTTTGCCATGGCTCCGAACTATTCGTTTTTCTCGGGTGCTTCCGGTGCTTCTTCCTCGGCCTGCAACGCGTCCGCTTCGGGTTCGGTCGGTTCGATCGGGGAAGCGACGGCGGTGAACGACTCGGCGATGCCCTCCAGGAGCAGCGAGTCCCTCGACTCCAGACGGGCGGATTCGTCAGCCGGCTCCTTCGGGATGACTTTTCCTGTGGCGATCTCCCTCAGCGCCGTGACGATGTCCTTGTTTTTGCAGACGACTAGCGGCTCGGCTCCTTTTCTGAGCTGGCGCACCCTTTTGGCTGCAAGGTGAATCAGACCGAAGCGGTTGTCAATCTGCTTCAAACAGTCTTCTACGGTGATTCTGGCCATGCTTGCTCTCCAGGTTTCAGGTCGTTTCCATCTGGAAATGGTTTTATTGGCCAATCCCAGCGTCAATCTGCGCGTTCACTTGTGCGGCGACCTGCAGATCGCCTCCGCACAAACGCTTGATCTCCTTGCTCTTGGCCAAAAATCCTCATTTCCGGATTGGAAACTGGATCATAAGGGGAAATCATTCCCGGAAACACATTCGCCTGAGGGCGGCGGATGCCGCCCCGCAGCGATGGAACCTTGTTGTGCAATCTAAAATAAACTTTACTTTATATACCTTGCCGTGCTAGCTGTAAACCATAAAAATGCAAACCTCCAACACGGCCGGCGGTTCATTCCCCATGCTCTCCAGGATCCTCAGCAGCGCCGTCCTCGGCATCGATGCATACATCGTTCAGGTAGAAGTGGACATCTCACAAGGGCTTCCCGCCTTCGCCACGGTCGGCCTCGCCGAAGGGGCCGTACGTGAAAGCAAGGAGCGCGTCAAGGCTGCGATCAAGAACTCGGGCTTCACCTTCCCGTCCGACAGGATCACCGTCAATCTGGCGCCGGCCGACATCCGCAAGGAGGGGTCGGCTTTCGATCTGCCGATCGCCCTGGGGATTCTCGCCGCCACGGCGTCGATCCCAGCCAGCCTCGATGAGCGGCATCTCTTCCTGGGGGAGCTCGCCCTGGACGGAAGCGTCCGTCCGGTCAAAGGCATCCTGCCGATCGCCGCAGCCGCCAGGTCCCTCGGCTTCGAGGGCATCTTTCTTCCGGGTGACAACGCGGCGGAGGCCGCCGTCGTCCGCGGGATCGACGTCTTTCCGGTCGAAAGCCTCGCGCAGGTCGCCGCCGTGTTGAATCGAGAGGAAACGATAAGCCCTGCCGGTCCGCAGATCACGCCAAGGAACTCCGCGGGGTCCGTCGACCCGGATTACAACGAGGTCCTCGGTCAGGAAGACGCCAAGAGGGCCCTGGAGATCGCCGCCGCGGGAGGGCATAACGTGCTCATGATCGGCCCGCCCGGGGCGGGAAAGACCATGCTGGCGCGCCGCCTGCCGACGATTCTGCCTGAACTCGGCCTCGA
It contains:
- a CDS encoding CBS domain-containing protein — protein: MEKEPENTPEAERPGEDYEEVITTHINADFDALASMIAASKLYPKAALVFPGSQEKNLRNFFVHSTSYLFNFAKLRQIRLSRIKRLILVDTRQRDRIGKFAGIIGKKGLEVHIYDHHPDSEDDVHGDLEVVRKIGSNTALLTSLIRERRIEVSPVEATIMCLGIHEDTGSFTFSSTTADDYRAAAWLAEMGADHNVVADLLTRELTTEQVWILNDLTRSATTHAVNGIEVVITEVIRDDYVGDFAVLVHKFMDMENLNVIFALAQMEDRTYLVARSRIPDVNVGEIAVALGGGGHPQAASATIKDRTLVQVKSDLMAILKTAVNPKKTAADMMSSPVLHIAPEETVQKASDIMTRYNINVLLVIDDQGALLGYVTRQVVEKAVFFGLNHIKVADYMNIEFATVRPEATLKEVQELIIRTRLRILPVVEDDEVVGVITRTDLLSILMGDQTEPELFYDAKSTPQLPRTKNMISLLNERLPDPILELLRRFGGVADDLEYNAYLVGGMVRDILLKRDNLDMDIVVEGDGIEFAHEYARIYGGRVRSHRKFRTAVLILPDTTKVDIATARMEYYEAPGAPPIVETSSLKMDLYRRDFTINTLAVKLNERHFGVLIDYFGAQKDFKERVLRVLHNLSFVEDPTRILRAIRFEQRFGFKIGKLTLSLIKNAVKINCFKDVSGQRLFHELKLLLMEQNPIGAIEQMDVFNLLPVISPQITYTDAFRNLLEEIENVAAWYRLLYLDEPFDAWKVYWHALTSALDPQNLRELAKRFGMNDLEGRALVEQREQSEELLNILFRFQGDNYQLYCLLTPYHTETLLYLMARANNERVRKLISNYFTRLKGTRLHLRGRDLLEMGFESGPLFRDIFEALTEAHLNGRVKTREDEVEFVRRRYPAFPGAERAGKAEAT
- the dksA gene encoding RNA polymerase-binding protein DksA, giving the protein MTEEKKEEFRKLLNERMEALLEEANKTVSGMTDQRENYPDPTDRASMESERNFTLRIRDRERKLIGKIKEALERLDTNTFGICESCGEDISEERLKARPVTTLCIECKKKQENEERLRGV
- the dnaJ gene encoding molecular chaperone DnaJ, with the protein product MAKRDYYEVLGVPKNAGDDDIKRAYRQLALKYHPDRNPGNREAEEHFKEAAEAYEVLRDHEKRQIYDRFGHAGLENKGFTGFSGFEDIFSSFGDIFEDFFGFGGHRGGGPRPRQGGSLRYDIELSLEEAFAGKEEEVVFPRLEVCDECGGTGAAPGTQRQVCPTCRGRGQVIRSQGFFQVSSTCPSCHGQGSIITDPCPKCLGGGKQRVERRITLKIPAGVDNGSQLRLRGEGEPGENGGPPGDLFVVVHLKPHEIFSRDGTDLMAEIPISFVQAALGDQIKMPVLGKEEKEVELEIPDGTQPDDVLKLPGKGMPSLRNQRRGDLYVKVRVQIPRKLNDEQRQLLEAFARTQDKRPGGRKKKGKAFWQKVIP